The DNA segment tattctatatacatcttataatttatcttatttaagccacatacaaacaaaacgtgtcgttctataaaaaatcttcgcatcactatattttaaatatttatttattatttcctatttttagagtaacttaataataatacaatagaaatcttattaatataaatattaaactatgtaataacataatatacgccaaacaaaaataacctttctttaacaaaatgtaaataatgcaatttttgtgaattcagccagtgtACGTACATACAGTGTAAACCCCCTGTAAGAAATCTATCACAgaatttacactgtatatcCGTCTCACATACACTGTAGCGCTTCTTGGTTGCGTAATATTTTGCTTAGTGTAAAACTCGAAGAAAGCTGGATCAATTCaagtttgaattattattttttatttattctttgtaCTCTCTGaactttatgtaaaaattGCACGGAAAAAGCAACAGTTTCAGCAACAAGGTTTACGAATTGTATTCCCAGTGCAAACCTGGACCCGGTTGTTTGTTTGATATAAACATGAAAATGCTATCAATAAGTGAATTAacagattaatttttaaatactgaaaaatattcattatcagtcgtatttttttatttataaactttcaaCACATCCtatataatgctatatctacagtatCTGTAACTATAGGcatcttttctaaaatacagtaaaatattgaacttccatttttagattttactagTATTATTAAGCCTAAGCAAAAAGGTTAAGCAAAAATATACTAGTAAATCGGCAGATTAGGTATCAGGTAATTAGTCAACTGTCaactaatacaatattatgaaTACCTAAAGCTAAAACGTAAATTCTTGAGACAGAGCTCCTAAAATAgacataaaaatctaatattattgagagagattaaattgaaaattatatcatACATTATTAAGCTGATATACACCATTATTAtgctaatatttaattgtacatTGTAAAGGGCAAAGCGATATAGATATCTGAAATTGAATTGTATGTTACTAGACTAAATTTGCTACTCCCCCGACCTACAATTACTCAGTATGAAACTGTAAAGGTGAGACTTGCGGAGGTTCCTCCGTTTAGGTTGGAAGAAGAGCAACACATTTCTTTCTCCACACTACCTATATGCATAAATAACGGTTatgtagtttaataataattattattatttattgcataaatatgatacaaaaaggtggtacaatagAAAGTTCacatattctgccacataaaatggcgtgcaaatttgCCTTTAAATGagatttacattttacagtattaatcatatgaattggtcaattcctatattatttgtatcgtacatatgttatgaaaattatatcaactacagtgttTCACACAAATgatcatttattgaatacattttttccatAAGTAATACACAAAGTCGATGTTTAAAGActctagtcggaagatcttttaattcttttggtaaattattgtaaaccttaatagccatacaaaaggtgtttttttctaaacatttccagattgatttttggcccagccaatttctccccatgtcTACTTCTTATTTCGACTTCTACAttcaacttaaaaatatgtatgtttctgtgcacgaataaggacattactaaaatataaatacagggaAGAGATAAAATTTTGAGCTTCTTTAATTAAGTTACGCAACTATCAACACATTTTGCTCCACAAATTGCTCTAATACATCTTTTGAAGCTTAAATTACCGTATTTACTTCGACTGAATTTCCCCAAACTATAATTCCATATCTAATAATAGAAGAAACATATGCGTGATAAGCAGCCAATACCGTATCATGGAAAACAGTTTCTCTTAGTtgttttaacacaaaaaataaactgtcTATTTTGTTCTGTAACTTTTCAATGTGTGCTTTCAAACTACAAAATTTATCTAGCTATACCTAAAGATACGCACTCATTCATTATTTCgagtttattgtttttgtattgtgtTTTTGAGTTGTAGGTCTTAAAATGGATTATGTCATTTTGgtcatgtttatttattattatttgaattcatCCAGTTGATGGCGTCGTCTACAGATtgaattttaagttattttttaaatcttgttcgtttttactttttattataagtgtaGTGTCATCAGCAAATAGTATACAGTTCTGGTGTATGCGTCTTTAATTAACTTTCGTAATACGTAGGTTTAATCAGTATTaattgtctctttctgtcaaattacCATTAGGCTGCGATAAAAAGAGAACAGCGCTTGTTAACACAGATTAATTGAATCGATTTTATAtcgattgtattattttaattttcttttatagaatttttttgaTTAAGTTATATTGAAGTTTCTTCAGTCAATAAAAACGAAggtcattaaaataaaatacattataatcaaattttatattgttatttatttttttactgatcTACTTGGCTTTAGTATGCGATTTGCATCtttgaggtcgtaagttcaaTTCCCGGCTATGCACGTGTGGACTTTTAGGTGGTCATTTAACACTCACTTGTGAAGgtgaaggtaaacatcgtgagcaTCAAAAAGTCCACGGCGTGTGTTTGGTACAGAAGACTCTCTACTAGCATATtcgaaaaaacaaatgattatgaaatagatacaaaaatcttgcGTCTGTATTGCTGTTCATTTTTGGTACATGTCCCTACAGATAGATAccgcaaacttcttgagcattaaacaaaggagtgggggaaagtttgcgcaacgtacacagcgcgggacacaaacgtcaactgatgtaccaatcacgcgatcgacacgtcactctccagTATGCTTATTTCAAAATGgtataaataatctttttatggtttagaataaaaatgatcTATAATCTATGTTAATCAGATGTTGAATATTGAAAACCACTTTGTATGTTGCAACACTGATCCAGTTTTACACAAAAAAGATCTTTCGATTGCAACAATGaccttcaattatttaatttcttttgtgACATGTCATGTCAAATTTGTGTAGCAACCTACAGAATGTGGTTCTAATCCCATCTTACATACTTTGTTATAACTTCAATCGCGTTTGTTCTTGAGTATAGCTTATTTTACCTCACTCCAACTCTTTCTGGCGCGGCGCTCTTTTCCTCATCTGCCAAATTTTCTTGAGACAACAATGGTGTAACTATACCATGTGGGGCCCGTGGCAATTTATTTTGATGGGGCCCTATCAATAAAATCACGTTGtactcagtttaattttaattacctcCTACTACCTCTAGATTTTCAGCGTACTTATTTACACGTTGTATATGTCCTATTTATGCCACAATGGTGTGTAGTCCCCCCGCTAGCCCAATGCGTATTGCATTCATCAATAGAACATAATATCTCAATGCAATCACCttttcggtgaaggaaacgtgaggaaacctgcattaattgaaataaaaataacagttcATGCCACCCTATTGTTACGCCACTGGACGACAACTCTTCGACTTAACCTGTGGGTTTTAATCCAGCGCCTGTTGGACGGCCAACTACTAGGTGAACAGATGACCTGGTGAGCTGGGAAAGAAAGCGTTTCCCACCTCGCGAAAGGTGGCGACAGGCTAAAACGGTTTACTTTTCGTGTCGCTATATTTCCTTCTAGAATACATACATAGAATGACTGTATCTATGAAATGCAGTAATGAGCAGACTGCGAGTGATTCCTTGAAAAATTGTTTGATAACCACGGTTTCACGGATAATATTCTCATTATTATCTAGGAAATTATCCAGGCTCCTCAGGAACAAAATTTGAGTATTCATAATGAATAAATCActgtacaattttaattaaagtaaatttgaCTTTTTTCATCATAGcgtaaacataaattttaaggaataagagaaaagaaattttattaataaggcGAAGATGAATAAGgacgttatttttttaatattttgaaaataaccTTACTTAAGGTTGATGTGATGGTGATTCGTTCACCGTTCACATTGaacgaattattttaatcgatctagtattttttttaattattcaaatcaaatttatatcattcttgggtttatttgaagtcggttaaaatacaaaattcttcCTCATTATTATAACGCGCAATTCGCCTACTCAActtcaatattttacaataaacaaaacattcaaCGGTTAGACAACTATAATTGGCAAAATTTAGACTTTTTTTGGAAACAAACCCGATCACACCAAATCACACAAAACGCAAACCTATAAGCTACCCAAAAAACTCAACTTTCTTCGCCCAACGCTTTTTCTCCTTCAGAAGTTTCATCTGTAACacagattttgtttttatcaaaaacatCTCACAGTCCTATActgaaattgtaatttttcttGTGCAAtagtagtttaattataaaattaattaaatataattattaagtgttatgtagaaattattgttaagATCTGTTAACATGTTAAACGGAAGGGACTAGCTGCCCACGTTACAGCCAATCCTAGtctacttttttaaactttttattgtgtgtaataaagttttttcttcatttatcTATTTACATACGTATAGATCATAGACCGTCAAATTGTGAAGTGGAATGACGCAGCTCGCGTTTGATGGATAACAATATTACCAGTTTACAATATCGTGTGATATTAcggtatttacattttacggCGATATTAAAACAACAGCTTAACTATATGATAATTCAAACCACCAACGGACAATGAAATGATGAATgtgtttttatagataatgCAGTAGCTAGGTAATACTATCAAAAAGTTTAggaaatgaaaaacggcttattgtagaaagttgccaatacttttattgtttttcgaagtaatctccgttcctctctacacatcatcgcattcgatggaaccactgagctCGTAAaccgaatacctcgaattttatctttagttcttgggaataaatgaaagtagCAGGGCGTctggtcaggactgtatggcggatgactcattatctcgacacctgccatagtcaaatattcaacagtccatTTTGtggagtgcgctgaagcattgtcgtggggGAGGATCCTGGTGCGCTGAtgtcgatttttttccaagacaacaggcaaacaacGATTGACATCCCAGTCTACAGTAACTATTCTTCCATCGTCGAGCccaactgtcgcgaaatgacctttccgaccaaagtatgaggcaatcatctttcATCCTTTCTTcaccttagttggccgatcctcgaaaggcAACatccactgagctgattgacTTTTGGTTTCAGGTTCTTATCAAAATATCCAgatttcatcacctgtgacgatgtcaaataaaacatttgagtcaccgccgttgaacttatctaacatttggcgacaccagtccatgcgaaggtgttggtggtcgtcggttaaagtatggggaatccatctagTGCAAAGCTGACGCTTGACGCCTAAaatgactctttatacctaaaactgaccattatgtggtgtaaagtactaggaagtggaaaataattttaacaataacatgTAATTCAATCCctgccccgcatcgtaacgttttactagaggacccccccccccaaaattcgttacgtaatacttgaacgctccctaatgcgagtgtccatgttatggtatcacttatcattagatgagcctgcccgtttgcctcttacataaaatatattttatacataggGGCATAAGAATTTGAGAAAGGCTAAGGTGGTGGTCGTTTTGGTAGAACGAAAATGGGAAACACTGAATTATTATAAGCGGCTTGtattaacaaacatttattttaataatttactaaaacccaaacttaataataaaaacgtaataaaaaaaatcgaagttagaggaaattattactaaattagtttaaattggACAAAAGTGTAGTTTAATATGAAAGATAGAAAATCACACGTTTTATAACACTTGCATCATAACGTTATACTAATTATTAGGATTTAACAATTCTGGAAAGAAATTACGTTAAAATTAATGGCCTGGCCAAACCAGGTTAGACAATTGTTGCGCAAGAAACGCCGATTTTCATTACgtagtttataaaaactaaacaaaaaattagaAAAGGTAAAACTAGAATTTttgttgataaaaaataaacttttattgtaaataaataagacatgTATTATTACGTagataaaattactaaatttacaaatctttaacattatatttattactaactacACACACAggaacacacaaaataataataacaataatcagaacataaaaataacaaaaaatcaaGGAAAATTGTTCATTTTAAGTGTGTCATGTGTGCGTGCTGTGGTTACTGGCtttggctcagcattatgctgtggagctgacgtgttccacagcgctggtcattcagCCACAGACCACAACACACAACTTTACTTAGTACGGTAcagtttatttgtaaaatagtgAACTATGTAGTTAACGATTGTTGTGTTCGTCgtttataatagttaaaatcGTAACAGACTTGTTAGAAATAATTGCTATCTGCTACAAGTTGCATCTGAAAAAAGTATTGCTTTTTAGGCattgtgtttatttgtttgtgataattttctattgtaaCTAAAAGTAAATGGATTtatcctttaaaaatattatttaagcctGTTAATTCAGGGAATTCGCGCGATGTCGACAAACAAgtgaaggaaaataatattgccATGTCATGGCGCGTAGCATGACGAAGCGTTTTGATATCTTATCAAACGGGTACAGTCGCTATGTTTTCCACTTGGAGTACATACATTGCGGTGAGATATATCTAGGATGTCGTTTTTGGGAAAGAAATTTAGGCGTTCACATTgtgaaaatataaacgaattGGTGAAAGCTGCCAGtgagtatatatatttattaatgttaaatggaaagataaatatttttcgtttGTAGTTGGAACCGGTTTGAAGatactattattttgaaaatatttaacatttactatatttattacagtttATTGATAGAATTATAGACGTAATCCTTAATTTTTCCTTATTTAGAAGacttctttaataatatacggGATATAAGTGTTGAAGATGCTAATGTTACACATTTTTGAATTCGGGCttcatattgtttatataatgataatattgaaTTGGGCTCAAGAGTCAATGACATTATGtactttatacataattttacatgcaaacaattgtgtttaaaaacgtataaaaatcagaagtgttttgttaaataaatgaagagTGGCTTTCTTGTTCGATTTTAATCAAAGAAGAAAACATAAGTTGTATGTCGTATGAAATGAATTACCGTTCTTTTCGATAATAAGATGATTTTTTGTTTGCTGTTGTGTTCTACAATCCAAAAAGTGggtcatttatattttaccgGTCATAGATGTAGGCCGCTTGCTcgctattataatatttttatcgtgtataattgacaaaatacgtcataaaatattaaatgtaatacagCGTCATTTCAGACACCCATGACGTCATACAAGCGTTCAAGACTTTTGCGCCGACAATCTGCTTCACCAGGGTAGATAAGAACACTTTTTATATAGACGTACAAGTGGCCAGCAAGCACGTAGGTCACACCTTCAAGCTTGGTGAGGAACAAGAGATGGAGAGAAAAGATGGATCTAAGGTGAATAAAACGCACGccaaacattaatttaaaatattatacaaaattaccaGAAAACCCTTTGCTAAACATTAATATTCTCTAAgtactttaaaagttttagtACTAGCAAAAATAATGACAGTAATTTTCAGTGACCTTGGTTTTGATAAAACTGCTACATCAGATTGATCTATTGATACATTCGGTGGGTGTTGCTAGtccaaatattaaacattatcgctaaatatctttattttatcataacaATAGCGTTTATTCagacaaaaaattattatgctTGACACTGTGGTTGTGGAAGACCACTTTAATATACACGATCCCTAAATAgagcgatcgctctgatccatccaactatcacccaatagctataacctccttgtcCTCCAAAACCATTATTACCATTTATAACCATTATTAACGACGAGCTCGtcaggtatctagagggccacctgctgattagcgattatcagtacatGGTCGCTTGCTGTAGACCTTCTTGTAaaccttacacatagatgggcAAAGGTAATTGGGTGCCAATAGGTATCAGTTAGTTTGAGTATAGCCAAAGCATTTGATCGAGAGTTGAAAACTCGGAGGTCGATCAGTTTTAcagtcatttggagggaaataAAGAATTGGTCTCTAAGAAGCTGGGTGTGTAACAACGccagacggtacttcactctgGGCCAACGCTTGCAACTGTATAAAGTGCATGTTAGGCTTTACAACGTCCGTATTCAAcaaagagcggttcgaatcgtcgatgaccagtCCCTTTCTGTGATCCCTTGgggttgcgtagagatgttgggtctctatgcatcttctaccgtatTTACTATAGAGAGTTCAGCGGAGTTGTTGGGATTAATACCTCTAAGatagtttttgccgcgcaccactatGTTTAACCAGGTACCCACTGAagtgtttccgaaccaattcgacttcttCCTTCCaccaacgcactcgcgagccctctagcaTCGACAGTGTGCGTCAGGTGAACCTACTGCCTGTTAGctttttgttctataaaaaccaTAGTAGTCGACTTGTCTACACCTTCACTTGAGTAGTCTAAatattggtatatttttttaccaaacAAATGGAATGACTTCTGTGTTATCTAAAAGCTTGAATTCGCTTAATTATAAGCGCCGATACATTGTAACTTTCGATAGCGATTTCAAGTTCAAGGTTGAGTTTTTGTTTCGCGGTCACATGGTTGCGACCTCAGGATATTGAGAGAATTATATCGAAATCGCATACAACGTCGGTTTGTTGTTAAAGAATACCACCgactatacaggcatgcggtctttttttgttttttcccGCAAAAATAGTGCGTAAATGTTCAGATccctatattataattattttaattcaaagaaCTTTATATATGGCGACTAAATTTTTGTGGTTTCCTTTGACATAGTGGATACATTCTTATGTATTTTGGCAAGTATTTGTTGTAAATTGAACGGTTTCGTATTGATTACGTCATTAAATCTTTATTGACGAATCCACGATAAGCGTGTGAAATGTCAATATGAGTgtcatacataaaataaaacaaagcctTTATTCTCTGACCGTtggttatacaaaaaataattagtaagaaaaaacaattgaaaacaGTTTAAGcaattagttttattgttagACAGTCCTCTAACTTAGGTCTTTCTTTAAGTCCCTATTTGAGTTCATTCTGCTCTGTCCTGGGCTAGTTTCCTCTATCTCTTCAGTAGACCATCTACCGATCTTTTTATTTGATGTTCCCTCTACCTATTGTCTTCTCTGGGattctaaaacattttttgtctTTCTTTTTTCATGATCATGATTGTCttacacatatataatagTGATATTCGCATATTTAGAGCTGTTCATCGCTCCCTGTAGctgaaatagatattttacaGGCTTgcttaaagtaatattaataataggaataaatatttaaggggaagcattgttggcctagtggcttcagcgtgtgcctctcatccctgaggtcgtaggttcggtccccagctttgcaccaatggactttctttatatgtgcgcatttaacattcgatcgaacggtgaaggaaaacgtgatgaaaccggcttgccttagacccaaaaactcgACGTGCGTTACGTGCGTTACgcgcagaaggctgatcacctacttgcctattagattaacatatcatgaaacatatacagaaatctcagggcccagacctaaaagaaaaagttgcagcgccattgattttaaaaaaaatatttaagtgaaCGATTTGAGAACATTTGGAGCACGGCAGTTATTGAGGTTAGACATACATTGACTAACACAAGTTAACGAACTTGACTTTCTCGTTatataatctaattaattgattaaataatttgtgctTACTCAACAGTCATACATTCGTTCGCCCTTTTGTTTTTTGGTGACATCAGTTTtgacttattaatttaaagcgAGGCGTATAATACTACatgtaaaagttttatttacattatataatgtaattaaatattgcataGTTTCGGCTCTAGATAGAAAAACTTGAGAGTCGACAAATAGGTCCACATTCAAATTTGTATCAATCTCGCAATCTCGTCTTAAGCGCTGATATATGTCAATCTTCATACGGAATA comes from the Pieris brassicae chromosome 4, ilPieBrab1.1, whole genome shotgun sequence genome and includes:
- the LOC123708885 gene encoding fatty acid-binding protein, muscle-like encodes the protein MSFLGKKFRRSHCENINELVKAANTHDVIQAFKTFAPTICFTRVDKNTFYIDVQVASKHVGHTFKLGEEQEMERKDGSKVRMTYTIEGDNVLHQMIKLPDGKTAHFRREFTDTDCTMTISLEGSEVKGMIWYDNVS